A window of the Streptomyces luomodiensis genome harbors these coding sequences:
- a CDS encoding GMC oxidoreductase: protein MEVPVPGEKSAHNREQGPEHDEDVDYDVIVVGSGFGGSVSALRLAEKGYRVGVLEAGRRFTRDTLPKSSWDLRNYLWAPALGCFGIQRIHLLGKVMVLAGAGVGGGSLNYANTLYVPPEPFFRDRQWGHITDWQDELRPYYDQARRMLGARLNHTVTPSDVHLKAAAEKMGVGDTFHMAPVGVFFGDGHDAVGGEGGEGAGPVRAEPGQTVPDPYFGGAGPARTACTECGECMTGCRHGAKNTLNENYLHLAERAGAVVHPMTTVVALEDDPLGGYTVTTVPTDNRRKGKPKTLRSRYVVLAAGTYGTQTLLHTMRDKGLLPRVSDRLGVLTRTNSEALVGAQTTDRRYRRARGGERRADFTRGVAITSSIHPNENTHIEPVRYGKGSNAMGLLSVLQIPDGGRLPRWLRFLGANLRHPTLAVRSLSNRRWSERTIIGLVMQTHDNSLTTYRKPKGPGKGLLTARQGHGEPNPDHIPEGAEAARHIAASINGFAGSNVGELIGTPLTAHFLGGCPIGASPREGVIDPYHRLYGHPGIHVVDGSAVSANLGVNPSLTITAQAERAMSLWPNKGEPDPRPSPEAPYERLQPVPPRSPAVPADAFGALRLPLLPVPKVPPAPA from the coding sequence ATGGAGGTACCAGTGCCAGGGGAGAAGTCTGCCCACAACCGGGAGCAAGGGCCCGAGCACGACGAGGACGTCGACTACGACGTGATCGTGGTCGGCTCGGGCTTCGGGGGGTCCGTATCGGCCCTGCGCCTGGCCGAGAAGGGCTACCGGGTCGGCGTCCTGGAGGCGGGCCGCCGCTTCACCCGGGACACCCTGCCCAAAAGCTCCTGGGACCTCCGCAACTACCTCTGGGCCCCGGCCCTCGGCTGCTTCGGCATCCAGCGCATCCACCTCCTCGGCAAGGTCATGGTGCTGGCGGGCGCCGGGGTCGGCGGCGGCTCGCTCAACTACGCCAACACGCTCTACGTACCGCCCGAGCCGTTCTTCCGGGACCGCCAGTGGGGGCACATCACCGACTGGCAGGACGAACTGCGGCCGTACTACGACCAGGCGCGGCGGATGCTCGGGGCGCGCCTCAACCACACCGTCACCCCGTCCGATGTGCACCTCAAGGCGGCCGCCGAGAAGATGGGCGTGGGGGACACCTTCCACATGGCGCCCGTGGGCGTCTTCTTCGGGGACGGCCACGACGCCGTCGGCGGGGAGGGCGGGGAGGGCGCCGGCCCTGTGAGGGCCGAGCCGGGCCAGACGGTCCCCGATCCGTACTTCGGCGGCGCGGGCCCGGCCCGTACGGCGTGCACGGAGTGCGGTGAGTGCATGACCGGCTGCCGCCACGGCGCCAAGAACACCCTCAACGAGAACTATCTCCACCTCGCCGAGCGGGCCGGTGCCGTGGTCCACCCGATGACGACCGTCGTCGCCCTGGAGGACGATCCGCTCGGCGGCTACACGGTCACCACCGTGCCGACCGACAACCGCCGTAAGGGCAAGCCCAAGACCCTGCGCTCCCGGTACGTCGTCCTCGCCGCCGGTACCTACGGCACCCAGACGCTGCTGCACACGATGCGGGACAAGGGGCTGCTGCCGCGCGTCTCGGACCGGCTCGGCGTCCTCACCCGCACCAACTCCGAGGCCCTGGTGGGCGCGCAGACCACCGACCGCCGCTACCGCCGCGCCCGGGGCGGCGAGCGGCGGGCGGACTTCACCCGGGGGGTCGCGATCACCTCGTCCATCCACCCGAACGAGAACACCCATATCGAGCCCGTCCGCTACGGCAAGGGCTCCAACGCGATGGGGCTGCTCTCCGTCCTGCAGATCCCCGACGGCGGCCGTCTCCCGCGCTGGCTGCGCTTCCTGGGCGCCAACCTCCGGCACCCCACCCTGGCGGTGCGCTCGCTGTCCAACCGCCGCTGGTCCGAGCGGACCATCATCGGCCTGGTCATGCAGACGCACGACAACTCGCTGACCACGTACCGCAAGCCGAAGGGGCCGGGGAAGGGGCTGCTCACCGCCCGCCAGGGCCACGGTGAGCCCAACCCCGACCACATCCCCGAAGGCGCCGAGGCCGCCCGCCACATCGCCGCCTCGATCAACGGTTTCGCGGGCAGCAACGTCGGCGAGCTGATCGGCACTCCGCTGACCGCCCACTTCCTCGGCGGCTGCCCGATCGGGGCGTCCCCGCGGGAGGGCGTCATCGACCCGTACCACCGTCTCTACGGGCATCCGGGCATCCATGTGGTCGACGGCTCCGCCGTCTCGGCCAACCTCGGCGTCAACCCGTCCCTGACCATCACGGCCCAGGCCGAACGTGCGATGTCCCTGTGGCCCAACAAGGGCGAGCCCGACCCGCGTCCGTCCCCGGAGGCGCCGTACGAGCGCCTTCAGCCCGTGCCGCCCCGCAGTCCGGCCGTACCGGCGGACGCCTTCGGGGCGCTGAGGCTCCCCCTGCTGCCGGTGCCGAAGGTCCCGCCGGCCCCCGCGTGA
- a CDS encoding succinic semialdehyde dehydrogenase, whose amino-acid sequence MTDSHTTRGATGNPVAPQGTRTAADVVTPELITRLTRGVVGSGTTVSHTPFTGEVLASGLPEATPEDVVTAFDNARAAQRAWAATPVRRRAAVLLRFHDLLLRRQPEILDLIQLETGKTRLHAHEEIQGVSAVARHYGRKAPAYLHPKGHLGAVPTLTKVTELRQPRGVVGLIAPWNYPLQLSVGDAMPAFVAGNAVVMKPDTETALSALWARELMVEAGLPAGVWQVVLGDGPVVGPAVVEHADYVSFTGSTRTGREVAQAAAARLVGCSLELGGKNAMLVLRDADLARAVDGAVRGSFASAGQLCISMERLYVHESVADAFLERFVARTKAMRLGTALAYGAEMGSLVSQRQLDTVTRHVDEAVSKGATVLAGGRPRPDIGPYFYEPTILDGVESPMAVCTEETFGPVVSVYRFRDEDEAVERVNATPYGLNASVWTKDARRGRALAARLRAGTVNVNESYAAAFGSTASPMGGMGDSGLGRRHGSEGILRFTEAQTVAQQRLLPLGPAFGMTDEKYAAFMTRSLRALKALRLR is encoded by the coding sequence ATGACGGACTCGCACACCACGCGGGGCGCCACCGGCAACCCGGTCGCCCCCCAAGGCACCCGCACCGCCGCCGACGTCGTCACGCCCGAGCTGATCACCCGGCTCACCCGGGGCGTCGTCGGCAGCGGCACCACCGTCAGCCACACCCCGTTCACCGGGGAGGTCCTCGCCTCCGGGCTGCCCGAGGCCACCCCCGAGGACGTCGTCACCGCCTTCGACAACGCCCGCGCCGCCCAGCGGGCCTGGGCCGCGACCCCCGTCCGCCGGCGCGCCGCCGTCCTCCTGCGCTTCCACGATCTGCTGCTGCGCCGCCAGCCGGAGATCCTGGACCTCATCCAGCTGGAGACCGGGAAGACCCGGCTGCACGCCCACGAGGAGATCCAGGGCGTCTCCGCGGTCGCCCGCCATTACGGCCGTAAGGCGCCCGCCTATCTGCACCCCAAGGGGCACCTGGGTGCCGTGCCCACCCTCACCAAGGTCACCGAACTGCGCCAGCCGCGCGGGGTCGTCGGCCTCATAGCGCCCTGGAACTACCCCCTCCAGCTCTCCGTGGGCGATGCGATGCCCGCCTTCGTGGCGGGCAACGCCGTCGTGATGAAGCCCGACACCGAGACCGCGCTGTCCGCCCTGTGGGCGCGTGAGCTGATGGTGGAGGCCGGGCTGCCGGCCGGGGTGTGGCAGGTCGTGCTCGGGGACGGCCCGGTGGTCGGCCCCGCCGTGGTCGAGCACGCCGACTACGTCTCGTTCACCGGCTCCACCCGCACCGGCCGCGAGGTGGCCCAGGCCGCCGCCGCCCGCCTGGTGGGCTGCTCCCTCGAACTCGGCGGTAAGAACGCCATGCTGGTGCTGCGCGACGCCGACCTCGCCCGCGCGGTCGACGGCGCGGTGCGCGGCAGCTTCGCCTCCGCCGGACAGCTGTGCATCTCCATGGAGCGGCTGTACGTCCACGAGTCGGTCGCGGACGCCTTCCTGGAGCGCTTCGTGGCCCGCACCAAGGCCATGCGGCTCGGCACCGCCCTCGCGTACGGCGCGGAGATGGGCTCCCTGGTCTCACAGCGCCAACTGGACACCGTCACCCGCCATGTGGACGAGGCCGTCTCCAAGGGCGCCACGGTGCTCGCCGGCGGCCGCCCGCGCCCCGACATCGGCCCGTACTTCTACGAGCCGACGATCCTGGACGGCGTGGAGTCCCCGATGGCCGTGTGCACCGAGGAGACCTTCGGCCCGGTCGTCTCCGTCTACCGCTTCCGCGACGAGGACGAGGCGGTCGAGCGCGTCAACGCCACTCCTTACGGTCTGAACGCCAGCGTCTGGACCAAGGACGCCCGGCGCGGACGCGCGCTCGCCGCCCGGCTGCGCGCGGGCACGGTCAACGTCAACGAGAGCTACGCCGCCGCCTTCGGCAGCACCGCCTCTCCCATGGGCGGCATGGGCGACTCCGGACTCGGCCGCCGCCATGGCTCCGAGGGCATCCTCAGATTCACCGAGGCACAGACCGTCGCCCAGCAGCGGCTGCTGCCGCTCGGCCCGGCCTTCGGCATGACGGACGAGAAGTACGCGGCCTTCATGACCCGCAGCCTGCGCGCGCTCAAGGCGCTGCGCCTGCGCTGA
- a CDS encoding LAETG motif-containing sortase-dependent surface protein encodes MKLRRALAAAAATAAIAPAALLAAPAAFADEPTESPSSTASETVTPSPDDPATAPTETAPTDEPTTSAPSATDTQAPTPTDEPTDKPTDKPTETTTPTPGPTEEPGGECADDGDYNEDPDLSTTLVGLPSKVVAGSGFHGFTYQVKNDSDRTYQRVDFGLFAGTAHESAPDGTGRYLTLQYKDPESGAWKAISTDENDPGSGYIGYTDVRPHETLTVDLRLSVAKSAPEGFGYAISVGVYADDEGNCAYSTGEYYEFDVLKAGSKPGEVPPADPKPQGGKKPLPHKPEGDKEISPKGSLAETGSSSALPMIAVIGGVAMAAGGGAVFVVRRRRATV; translated from the coding sequence ATGAAGCTTCGCCGCGCCCTGGCGGCCGCCGCAGCAACGGCCGCCATAGCCCCTGCCGCGCTCCTCGCGGCGCCCGCCGCCTTCGCGGATGAGCCGACGGAGAGCCCGTCGTCGACCGCCTCCGAGACCGTCACGCCGTCCCCTGACGACCCGGCGACGGCGCCGACGGAGACCGCTCCGACCGACGAGCCCACCACCTCGGCGCCGTCCGCGACCGACACCCAGGCTCCGACCCCCACCGACGAGCCCACTGACAAGCCCACTGACAAGCCCACCGAGACCACCACCCCGACCCCCGGGCCGACCGAGGAGCCGGGCGGGGAGTGCGCGGACGACGGGGACTACAACGAGGACCCCGACCTCAGCACGACCCTGGTCGGCCTGCCGTCGAAGGTCGTGGCGGGCAGCGGCTTCCACGGCTTCACGTACCAGGTGAAGAACGACTCGGACCGCACCTACCAGCGGGTCGACTTCGGGCTCTTCGCGGGCACGGCGCACGAGTCCGCCCCCGACGGCACGGGCAGGTACCTGACCCTCCAGTACAAGGACCCCGAGTCCGGCGCCTGGAAGGCGATCTCCACCGACGAGAACGACCCGGGCTCCGGCTACATCGGCTACACCGATGTGCGTCCGCACGAGACCCTTACGGTCGATCTCCGGCTGAGCGTCGCCAAGAGCGCGCCCGAGGGCTTCGGCTACGCCATCAGCGTCGGGGTGTACGCGGACGACGAGGGCAACTGCGCCTACTCGACCGGTGAGTACTACGAGTTCGACGTGCTCAAGGCGGGTTCGAAGCCGGGCGAGGTGCCGCCGGCCGACCCGAAGCCGCAGGGCGGGAAGAAGCCGCTGCCGCACAAGCCGGAAGGCGACAAGGAGATCAGCCCGAAGGGCAGCCTGGCCGAAACCGGTTCCTCCTCCGCGCTGCCGATGATCGCCGTGATCGGCGGTGTGGCGATGGCCGCCGGCGGAGGTGCGGTCTTCGTGGTCCGTCGCCGTCGCGCCACGGTCTGA
- a CDS encoding chorismate mutase: MSSGTAPESTEMISTARERIDALDGQILDLVRERMAVSAAIQEARIAAGGRRVQLSREMEILDRYRQRLGKPGTTLAMTLLELCRGRV, from the coding sequence ATGAGCAGCGGTACGGCCCCGGAGAGCACCGAGATGATCAGCACTGCCCGGGAGCGGATCGACGCCCTCGACGGACAGATCCTCGATCTCGTCCGGGAGCGGATGGCCGTCTCGGCCGCCATCCAGGAGGCCCGGATCGCGGCGGGCGGGCGGCGGGTGCAGCTCTCCCGCGAGATGGAGATCCTCGACCGCTACCGGCAGCGGCTCGGCAAGCCCGGTACGACGCTCGCCATGACGCTGCTGGAGCTGTGCCGGGGCCGCGTCTGA
- the guaA gene encoding glutamine-hydrolyzing GMP synthase, whose protein sequence is MPSASPAAAPDTVLVVDFGAQYAQLIARRVREARVYSEIVPSTMPVAEMLAKKPKAIILSGGPSSVYAEGAPTLDRAIFEAGIPVFGMCYGFQLMATTLGGTVDNTGAREYGRTELTVSKPGSTLFAGTPEEQQVWMSHGDACSQAPEGFTVTASTDLVPVAAFECDERKLYGVQHHPEVMHSTHGQQVLEHFLYRGAGLEPTWTTTNVVEESVAAIREQVGTKRAICGLSGGVDSAVAAALVQRAIGDQLTCVYVDHGLMRKGESEQVEKDFVAATGVQLKVVEAEERFLTALAGVSDPEEKRKIIGREFIRVFEQAQAELVAEAGAAGEDVEFLVQGTLYPDVVESGGGTGTANIKSHHNVGGLPDDIEFKLVEPLRRLFKDEVRMVGQELGLPEEIVHRQPFPGPGLGIRIVGEVTKERLDLLREADAIAREELTAAGLDRDIWQCPVVLLADVRSVGVQGDGRTYGHPIVLRPVSSEDAMTADWSRLPYDVLSRISTRITNEVDQVNRVVLDITSKPPGTIEWE, encoded by the coding sequence GTGCCATCAGCGTCCCCTGCTGCCGCCCCCGACACCGTCCTGGTCGTCGACTTCGGCGCGCAGTACGCCCAGCTCATCGCCCGGAGGGTCCGCGAGGCCCGGGTCTACAGCGAGATCGTTCCGTCCACCATGCCGGTGGCCGAGATGCTCGCCAAGAAGCCGAAGGCGATCATCCTCTCCGGCGGCCCCTCGTCGGTCTACGCCGAGGGCGCGCCCACCCTCGACCGCGCGATCTTCGAGGCGGGCATCCCGGTCTTCGGCATGTGCTACGGCTTCCAGCTGATGGCCACGACGCTCGGCGGCACCGTGGACAACACCGGGGCGCGTGAGTACGGCCGTACGGAGCTCACCGTCAGCAAGCCCGGCTCGACGCTCTTCGCGGGCACCCCCGAGGAGCAGCAGGTGTGGATGTCGCACGGCGATGCCTGCTCCCAGGCGCCCGAGGGCTTCACCGTCACCGCGTCCACCGATCTGGTGCCGGTCGCGGCCTTCGAATGCGACGAGCGCAAGCTGTACGGCGTACAGCACCACCCCGAGGTGATGCACTCCACCCACGGCCAGCAGGTGCTGGAGCACTTCCTCTACCGGGGCGCGGGCCTGGAGCCCACCTGGACCACCACCAATGTGGTCGAGGAGTCCGTGGCCGCGATCCGCGAGCAGGTCGGCACCAAGCGCGCCATCTGCGGGCTGTCCGGCGGAGTGGACTCCGCCGTGGCCGCCGCCCTCGTCCAGCGGGCCATCGGCGACCAGCTGACCTGCGTGTACGTGGACCACGGCCTGATGCGCAAGGGCGAGTCCGAGCAGGTCGAGAAGGACTTCGTGGCCGCCACCGGTGTGCAGCTGAAGGTCGTCGAGGCCGAGGAGCGGTTCCTGACCGCGCTCGCCGGGGTGTCCGACCCCGAGGAGAAGCGGAAGATCATCGGCCGGGAGTTCATCCGGGTCTTCGAGCAGGCCCAGGCCGAGCTGGTGGCCGAGGCGGGCGCGGCCGGGGAGGACGTGGAGTTCCTGGTCCAGGGCACCCTCTACCCCGACGTCGTGGAGTCCGGCGGCGGCACCGGCACCGCCAACATCAAGTCCCACCACAACGTGGGCGGGCTGCCGGACGACATCGAGTTCAAGCTCGTCGAGCCGCTGCGCCGGCTGTTCAAGGACGAGGTCCGGATGGTCGGCCAGGAGCTCGGCCTGCCGGAGGAGATCGTCCACCGCCAGCCCTTCCCGGGGCCGGGCCTGGGCATCCGGATCGTCGGCGAGGTCACCAAGGAGCGCCTGGACCTGCTGCGCGAGGCCGACGCCATCGCCCGCGAGGAGCTGACCGCCGCCGGTCTCGACCGCGACATCTGGCAGTGCCCGGTGGTCCTGCTCGCCGACGTCCGCTCGGTCGGCGTCCAGGGCGACGGCCGCACCTACGGCCACCCGATCGTGCTGCGCCCGGTCTCCTCGGAGGACGCGATGACGGCGGACTGGTCGCGGCTGCCGTACGACGTGCTGTCGCGGATCTCGACCCGCATCACGAACGAGGTGGACCAGGTCAACCGGGTGGTGCTCGACATCACCAGCAAGCCCCCGGGCACGATCGAGTGGGAGTGA